Proteins from a single region of Trichoplusia ni isolate ovarian cell line Hi5 chromosome 3, tn1, whole genome shotgun sequence:
- the LOC113508721 gene encoding (E3-independent) E2 ubiquitin-conjugating enzyme, with protein MAGQNPGSPTDFQYFYEDEVYKLNNRGQVVFGLVLENYEANSSDQESDIETPIQKGEIRVVWHPSGTERVISEKSVGLADRSLMPGDVVRRLIAGKDTQRGYCRDIIMTAALQIVGTKHVIPSVASERLQPLEEFTPDLAVCLDSWVGTSKAVHSKLRLVSAEGSRLEYPDLDTCPLEDYSMRRRRSTPYSSSEFYPGQVVYGPLGSLDNANWLHVTKEMKAARKHKMHDHKFTVEAVVTESVSVHWQCRALCTHPADPATPQQPKFLVEGEDLKNLKLLNVFEPCTLQVGDRNFLTIGPEDIFVSKKQWRKQQSKYYRSQRKQSRPSKKPSKTETNSIDHMPSRPKKRASSHRKIKHDTFSDEMEVDLLMDVVKDPVCPSIKIEPIGDVSLPMASSQEDNAAEEKNDSGISPEPAREDTSLLNGDSKSEAALNDDDSDNWENTSSDGSDTDSGATWSSRCSSAASGRGKRSPQLAVRLLRGKRLKRTVRRAPPAPPPRLGDRVVVETLHTTSRANVVWQDGTIEMGIPSTQLYPIHHLDGQECFPGDFVVSGAANIEENQQLKHREYGVVQRVDHHGRTAIVHWYRTYTSADEPVPQMLNESEVSVYDLKDHPDFQYRPGTVVIRVANFTGEDANCTAGQVIDNFPSGRVKVWWVDGHTSMCWPQDLYKVGEYDSEEGELWGSEGSGSEDSWETQSSAHDAEPRTPDPLPPTPPDQPPHIEAGLAGAVAAEAGEGAGAGVPRLLEPRVAAHIERGRIAMRKLEEMFAKHPTLQSQEIMRKLLNLYKDCRFLDRLMGTSFFHEDHFLGLLERVRERGASTPRAGERRVHEQLARLFAPAAPTAPAAAPAEPAPDPAPSEPDAMLVDDDLDKPARPIITANVTVEPMQVENSTIKKPLHLNIEPALATGSDTLVTHDNATSENPCAETNDGDQGPGRNVCYKLCSLIHAQLIKAHAEVSRRRPQELADFLNSLMKKQNASEENLVYHFSVQYGALVVSLAEEDKGEAKAADVKDATTATQAKTDGGSDTAPLATAEGTEEAEMETIPPMIDDQKEAGEGFCILESAPAGHRFRLSMLQPSEPRTFYSAVKREIKLLKSDLPPGVWVRGYEDRIDLLSVMIAGPTKTPYEGGLFVFDVQLGGEYPRAPPLCHYHSYCTDRLNPNLYEDGKVCVSLLGTWSGRGVEVWGKDSSLLQVIVSLQGLILNAEPYFNEAGYEKQKGTQQGKENSRMYNEMVLLKLVQSMTKMATRPPEPFREEILAHLRGCAGALCSRLEALVAAAPAPAPDYPLLPASRGFCLTLRSSLAAFRAALRRALPGSPPPASPLPAGPAPGPAAPAAPKENSSSLVLIVLYHTAHAAAGGSTNTM; from the exons ATGGCGGGGCAAAATCCAGGTTCGCCGACtgactttcaatatttttacgaGGATGAAGTGTATAAACTCAACAATCGCGGTCAAGTGGTCTTCGGTCTGGTACTCGAGAACTATGAAGCCAACTCCAGCGATCAAGAGAGCGACATTGAAACACCTATACAAAAAGGCGAGATTCGTGTTGTCTGGCATCCTTCCGGCACCGAGCGAGTCATATCCGAGAAGTCG GTTGGCTTAGCGGATCGTTCATTGATGCCTGGTGATGTGGTTCGTCGCCTCATTGCCGGCAAGGATACGCAGAGGGGCTACTGCAGGGACATCATAATGACGGCAGCCCTGCAGATTGTTGGCACCAAGCATGTCATACCCAGTGTCGCTAGTGAGAGACTGCAGCCGTTGGAGGAGTTCACTCCAGATTTGGCCGTATGTCTGGATTCATGGGTTGGGACTTCCAAG GCTGTCCACAGCAAGCTCCGCCTAGTATCAGCCGAGGGCTCCCGGCTGGAGTACCCCGACCTGGACACGTGCCCGCTCGAGGACTACTCgatgcgccgccgccgctccaCGCCCTACTCCTCCTCAGAGTTCTACCCGGGGCAGGTTGTGTACGGCCCGCTGGGATCGCTCGACAACGCCAACTGGCTCCACGTCACCAAAGAAATGAAGGCCGCCAGGAAACATAAGATGCATGATCATAAG TTTACCGTGGAGGCAGTGGTGACGGAGAGCGTGAGCGTGCACTGGCAGTGCCGCGCGCTGTGCACCCACCCCGCCGACCCCGCGACGCCGCAACAGCCCAAGTTCTTAGTTGAAG GTGAAGACCTTAAGAACTTGAAGTTGCTGAACGTGTTTGAGCCGTGCACCCTCCAAGTCGGTGACAGGAACTTTCTCACCATTGGCCCCGAAGATATATTTGTCAGTAAGAAGCAATGGAGGAAACaacaaa GTAAATACTACAGGAGTCAACGCAAGCAGAGCCGACCATCAAAAAAGCCATCTAAAACCGAGACCAACTCGATAGATCACATGCCCTCCAGACCAAAGAAACGCGCCTCGTCACACCGCAAAATTAAACATGAT ACTTTCTCCGACGAAATGGAAGTGGATCTCTTGATGGACGTGGTGAAGGACCCGGTGTGCCCCAGCATCAAGATCGAGCCCATCGGGGACGTGTCGCTGCCCATGGCCAGCAGTCAGGAGGACAACGCCGCCGAGGAGAAGAACGACTCCGGCATCAG TCCTGAGCCGGCGCGCGAGGACACCTCGTTGCTCAACGGCGACAGCAAGTCGGAGGCCGCTCTCAACGACGACGATTCTGATAACTGGGAGAATACTAGCAGCGATGGTAGTGATACTGACAG TGGCGCGACGTGGTCGTCCCGCTGCTCGTCGGCGGCGTCAGGCCGCGGCAAGCGCTCCCCGCAGCTGGCGGTGCGGCTGCTGCGCGGCAAGCGCCTCAAGCGCACcgtgcgccgcgcgccgcccgcgccgccgccgcgcctcGGCGACCGCGTCGTCGTCGAGACGCTGCACACCACCAGCCGCGCCAACGTCGTCTGGCAG GATGGTACAATAGAAATGGGCATACCGTCAACACAGCTATACCCAATCCATCACTTGGACGGGCAGGAGTGCTTCCCCGGCGACTTCGTGGTCAGCGGGGCGGCGAACATCGAAGAAAACCAACAG CTGAAGCACAGAGAATACGGCGTGGTGCAGCGTGTGGACCATCACGGACGCACGGCCATCGTGCACTGGTACCGCACCTACACCAGTGCAGACGAACCTGT GCCACAGATGTTGAACGAAAGCGAAGTCAGCGTATACGACCTAAAGGACCACCCCGACTTCCAGTACCGGCCCGGGACGGTCGTCATCAGGGTCGCCAACTTCACCGGGGAAGACGCCAACTGTACTGCGGGACAG GTGATCGACAACTTCCCGTCGGGTCGTGTTAAAGTATGGTGGGTGGACGGACACACAAGCATGTGCTGGCCTCAAGACTTGTataag GTGGGCGAGTACGACAGCGAGGAGGGCGAGCTGTGGGGCTCGGAGGGCTCGGGCTCGGAGGACTCGTGGGAGACGCAGAGCTCCGCGCACGACGCCGAGCCCCGCACGCCCGACCCGCTGCCGCCCACGCCGCCCGACCAGCCGCCGCATATAG AGGCGGGCCTGGCGGGCGCGGTGGCGGCGGAGGCGGGCGagggcgcgggcgccggcgtGCCGCGTCTGCTGGAGCCGCGCGTGGCCGCGCACATCGAGCGAGGACGCATCGCCATGAGGAAGCTCGAGGAGATGTTCGCCAAGCACCCCACCTTGCAGAGCCAAGAG ATCATGCGCAAGTTGCTAAACCTGTACAAAGATTGCCGATTCTTAGACCGCCTGATGGGAACGTCGTTCTTCCATGAAGACCACTTTTTG GGTCTGCTGGAGCGTGTCCGCGAGCGCGGCGCCAGCACCCCGCGCGCGGGCGAGCGGCGCGTGCACGAGCAGCTGGCGCGGCTGttcgcgcccgccgcgcccaccgcgcccgccgccgcgcccgccgagCCCGCGCCCGACCCCGCGCCCTCCGAGCCCGACGCCATGCTCGTGGACGACGACCTCGACAAGCCCGCCAGGCCCATCATCACGGCTAATGTTACCGTCGAACCCATGCAG GTGGAAAACAGCACAATCAAGAAaccattacatttaaatatagaaccGGCGCTGGCCACCGGCTCAGACACACTTGTCACACATGACAACGCTACCAGTGAAAATC CGTGCGCGGAGACGAATGACGGTGATCAAGGACCGGGCCGTAACGTCTGCTACAAATTATGCTCTCTTATACACGCGCAACTCATTAAAGCGCACGCTGAAGTTAGTCG GAGAAGGCCGCAAGAGTTGGCCGATTTCCTTAACAGCTTAATGAAAAAGCAAAACGCGTCTGAAGAGAACTTAGTCTACCACTTTTCAGT TCAGTACGGCGCCCTGGTGGTCAGCCTGGCGGAGGAGGACAAGGGCGAGGCTAAAGCTGCGGATGTCAAAGACGCTACCACAGCGACACAGGCTAAAACAGACG GTGGATCAGACACAGCACCTCTCGCAACAGCAGAAGGCACAGAAGAGGCTGAAATGGAGACCATCCCCCCCATGATCGACGACCAGAAGGAGGCCGGCGAGGGCTTCTGTATATTGGAATCCGCGCCCGCCGGCCACAGGTTCCGTCTCTCTATGTTGCAGCCCTCCGAACCCAGGACCTTCTACTCCGCTGTCAAGAGGGAGATTAAACTGCTCAAAAGTGATCTGCCGCCCGGG GTATGGGTCCGCGGCTACGAGGACCGCATCGACTTACTGTCCGTGATGATCGCGGGCCCCACGAAGACGCCCTACGAGGGCGGGCTGTTCGTGTTCGACGTGCAGCTCGGCGGCGAGTacccgcgcgcgccgccgctctGCCACTACCACTCCTACTGCACCGACCGTCTCAACCCCAACCTGTACGAAGATGGCAAG GTGTGCGTGTCCCTACTGGGCACATGGTCAGGCCGGGGCGTAGAGGTGTGGGGCAAGGACAGCTCACTGCTGCAGGTCATCGTGTCGCTGCAGGGGCTCATCCTCAACGCCGAGCCCTACTTCAACGAAGCCGGCTATGAGAAACAGAAAG GTACCCAGCAAGGCAAGGAGAACTCTCGCATGTACAACGAGATGGTGCTGCTGAAGCTGGTGCAGTCGATGACGAAGATGGCGACGCGGCCGCCGGAGCCGTTCCGCGAGGAGATCCTGGCGCACCTCCGCGGCTGCGCCGGCGCGCTCTGCTCGCGGCTGGAGGCGCTCgtggccgccgcgcccgcgcccgcgcccgactACCCGCTGCTGCCCGCCTCGCGCGGCTTCTGCCTCACGCTGCGCTCCTCGCTGGCGGCCTTCCGCGCGGCGCTGCGG
- the LOC113492082 gene encoding TBC1 domain family member 16 isoform X1 yields MPLPEILKRASSYFLGLEFDDNEEPPDYVDNEILFCKNNVCVHPPTVARHELDIVHHPGYLTVTTKVFTDQHNNAKRPTLFLNWIPNSTLRKCPSAVETSPSDELMCAGKPAIPKEIPKARINTNTAKVDANNEHAFSDSSETTSINSNSDKQSIKSSDTRYTHNDVTQDELSSSSKPTVKSMDSGKDNVFSSFEKDESRDEVFVYDKHVRSQSMTSVNITIANPTIENVDLTPDSVSGDKFIRSLSMSSCDEGNPNWMSTPEFLALKHNLVFPDSVHSSPVPQRRAPLKCRRFSVDLSQMRSLRLFFNDDNCTCGQLVVASRESQYKILHFHHGGLDHLAQVLHRWHSLLHNIKLTPGTLSAGSEEPNLPYRHFMVCRPEVQKSEQHPEEGKLPKISPELFYGKIMNGKGVIEDDLFLRKCVFFGGLDRELRREVWPFLLHCYPYNSTYDEREIILQIRSREYEEITRRRLEKMTPEQHAVFWKTVQCVIEKDVVRTDRGNPFFAGENNYNVEIMKNILLNYAVYNPVLGYTQGMSDLLAPVLCEIKCEAEAFWCFVGLMQRAIFVCTPTDNDMDNNLSYLRELIRIMLPHFYKQLEKHVDAMELLFCHRWILLCFKREFTEAVALRMWEACWANYQTDYFHLFLCLAIIAVYADDVIAQDLNTDEMLLHFSSLAMYMDGRLILRKARGLLHQFRQLVRIPCTLVGMCQRCGPGIWDSTHRPSVECTGAHDFCKYAVQ; encoded by the exons ATGCCGCTGcctgaaatattaaaacgagCCTCTAGCTATTTCCTCGGTTTGGAGTTCGACGATAATGAGGAACCTCCGGATTACGTCGACAACGAAATATTGTTTTGCAAGAACAATGTGTGTGTGCATCCACCGACCGTAGCCAGGCACGAACTGGACATAGTCCACCATCCAGGTTACCTCACGGTCACTACCAAAGTGTTTACTGATCAACATAATAACGCTAAGCGACCGACGCTTTTCTTGAACTGGATTCCAAATTCTACGCTGCGTAAATGTCCTTCAGCTGTAGAAACCAGTCCAAGCGATGAATTGATGTGCGCTGGCAAGCCGGCGATTCCAAAGGAAATACCCAAGGCGCGCATTAATACAAACACGGCAAAAGTTGATGCTAACAACGAACACGCATTTTCCGACTCCTCAGAAACTACTAGCATTAATTCGAACTCCGATAAGCAGAGCATAAAGTCTTCTGATACGAGGTATACGCACAACGATGTGACGCAGGACGAGTTGTCCTCTAGCTCTAAGCCGACTGTGAAGTCCATGGATTCAGGGAAAGATAATGTTTTCAGTAGTTTTGAAAAGGATGAGTCTAGAGACGAAGTGTTTGTATACGACAAGCATGTGCGATCTCAGTCAATGACGTCTGTAAACATCACGATCGCTAATCCGACGATAGAGAACGTCGACTTGACCCCTGACTCGGTGTCAGGAGACAAATTTATTAGGTCACTGTCAATGAGCTCGTGTGACGAGGGCAACCCGAACTGGATGAGTACCCCGGAGTTTTTGGCCCTTAAACACAATTTAGTGTTTCCTGACAGTGTCCATAGCTCGCCAGTACCGCAGAGGCGGGCGCCTTTAAAATGTCGAAG GTTCTCAGTGGATCTGAGCCAAATGCGGTCGCTGCGGTTATTCTTCAACGACGACAACTGCACGTGCGGTCAGCTAGTGGTGGCATCGAGAGAATCGCAGTACAAAATACTGCACTTCCATCATGGAGGTTTGGACCATCTGGCGCAGGTCCTCCATCGATGGCACTCCTTGCTGCACAACATTAAACTCACTCCAG GCACATTGTCCGCAGGTTCCGAAGAGCCGAATCTCCCCTATCGCCATTTTATGGTATGCCGTCCAGAAGTTCAGAAATCCGAACAACATCCCGAAGAAGGGAAACTCCCTAAGATATCTCCAGAATTGTTTTACGGGAAAATTATGAACGGGAAAGGGGTGATCGAAGATGATCTCTTTTTGAggaaatgtgtattttttggaGGTTTAGACAGGGAGCTTAGGAGGGAAGTCTGGCCGTTCCTTTTACACTGTTACCCGTACAATTCAACTTATGATGAGAGGGAAATAATACTCCAGATTCGGTCTCGAGAATATGAAGAAATAACAAGAAGGAGACTGGAAAAGATGACGCCCGAACAACATGCAGTGTTTTGGAAGACGGTGCAGTGTGTCATTGAGAAGGATGTCGTCAGGACGGACAGAGGCAACCCTTTTTTCGCAGgcgaaaataattataatgtagaaattatgaagaatattttattaaattatgctgTCTACAATCCTGTTTTAGG ctaTACGCAAGGAATGAGTGATCTCTTGGCTCCAGTGCTTTGCGAGATCAAATGCGAGGCGGAAGCTTTTTGGTGCTTCGTTGGTCTGATGCAAAGGGCTATATTTGTATGCACACCTACTGACAACGACATGGATAATAACCTA aGCTACCTACGCGAATTGATTAGGATAATGTTGCCAcatttttacaaacaattggAGAAACATGTTGATGCTATGGAATTGCTTTTCTGTCACCGTTGGATATTACT ATGCTTCAAACGGGAGTTCACCGAGGCAGTAGCGCTTCGCATGTGGGAGGCCTGTTGGGCTAACTACCAGACGGACTACTTCCACCTGTTCTTATGCTTGGCCATCATTGCTGTGTACGCCGATGACGTCATAGCCCAAGACCTCAATACAGACGAGATGTTGCTGCATTTTAGCTCCTTAG CGATGTACATGGACGGCCGGCTCATACTGCGCAAAGCGAGAGGTCTCCTCCATCAGTTCCGTCAACTGGTCCGGATCCCCTGCACCCTCGTCGGCATGTGCCAGCGATGTGGACCAGGGATATGGGACTCGACCCACAGGCCCAGCGTCGAATGCACCGGAGCCCACGACTTCTGCAAGTACGCGGTACAATAA
- the LOC113492082 gene encoding TBC1 domain family member 16 isoform X2, which produces MPLPEILKRASSYFLGLEFDDNEEPPDYVDNEILFCKNNVCVHPPTVARHELDIVHHPGYLTVTTKVFTDQHNNAKRPTLFLNWIPNSTLRKCPSAVETSPSDELMCAGKPAIPKEIPKARINTNTAKVDANNEHAFSDSSETTSINSNSDKQSIKSSDTRYTHNDVTQDELSSSSKPTVKSMDSGKDNVFSSFEKDESRDEVFVYDKHVRSQSMTSVNITIANPTIENVDLTPDSVSGDKFIRSLSMSSCDEGNPNWMSTPEFLALKHNLVFPDSVHSSPVPQRRAPLKCRRFSVDLSQMRSLRLFFNDDNCTCGQLVVASRESQYKILHFHHGGLDHLAQVLHRWHSLLHNIKLTPGSEEPNLPYRHFMVCRPEVQKSEQHPEEGKLPKISPELFYGKIMNGKGVIEDDLFLRKCVFFGGLDRELRREVWPFLLHCYPYNSTYDEREIILQIRSREYEEITRRRLEKMTPEQHAVFWKTVQCVIEKDVVRTDRGNPFFAGENNYNVEIMKNILLNYAVYNPVLGYTQGMSDLLAPVLCEIKCEAEAFWCFVGLMQRAIFVCTPTDNDMDNNLSYLRELIRIMLPHFYKQLEKHVDAMELLFCHRWILLCFKREFTEAVALRMWEACWANYQTDYFHLFLCLAIIAVYADDVIAQDLNTDEMLLHFSSLAMYMDGRLILRKARGLLHQFRQLVRIPCTLVGMCQRCGPGIWDSTHRPSVECTGAHDFCKYAVQ; this is translated from the exons ATGCCGCTGcctgaaatattaaaacgagCCTCTAGCTATTTCCTCGGTTTGGAGTTCGACGATAATGAGGAACCTCCGGATTACGTCGACAACGAAATATTGTTTTGCAAGAACAATGTGTGTGTGCATCCACCGACCGTAGCCAGGCACGAACTGGACATAGTCCACCATCCAGGTTACCTCACGGTCACTACCAAAGTGTTTACTGATCAACATAATAACGCTAAGCGACCGACGCTTTTCTTGAACTGGATTCCAAATTCTACGCTGCGTAAATGTCCTTCAGCTGTAGAAACCAGTCCAAGCGATGAATTGATGTGCGCTGGCAAGCCGGCGATTCCAAAGGAAATACCCAAGGCGCGCATTAATACAAACACGGCAAAAGTTGATGCTAACAACGAACACGCATTTTCCGACTCCTCAGAAACTACTAGCATTAATTCGAACTCCGATAAGCAGAGCATAAAGTCTTCTGATACGAGGTATACGCACAACGATGTGACGCAGGACGAGTTGTCCTCTAGCTCTAAGCCGACTGTGAAGTCCATGGATTCAGGGAAAGATAATGTTTTCAGTAGTTTTGAAAAGGATGAGTCTAGAGACGAAGTGTTTGTATACGACAAGCATGTGCGATCTCAGTCAATGACGTCTGTAAACATCACGATCGCTAATCCGACGATAGAGAACGTCGACTTGACCCCTGACTCGGTGTCAGGAGACAAATTTATTAGGTCACTGTCAATGAGCTCGTGTGACGAGGGCAACCCGAACTGGATGAGTACCCCGGAGTTTTTGGCCCTTAAACACAATTTAGTGTTTCCTGACAGTGTCCATAGCTCGCCAGTACCGCAGAGGCGGGCGCCTTTAAAATGTCGAAG GTTCTCAGTGGATCTGAGCCAAATGCGGTCGCTGCGGTTATTCTTCAACGACGACAACTGCACGTGCGGTCAGCTAGTGGTGGCATCGAGAGAATCGCAGTACAAAATACTGCACTTCCATCATGGAGGTTTGGACCATCTGGCGCAGGTCCTCCATCGATGGCACTCCTTGCTGCACAACATTAAACTCACTCCAG GTTCCGAAGAGCCGAATCTCCCCTATCGCCATTTTATGGTATGCCGTCCAGAAGTTCAGAAATCCGAACAACATCCCGAAGAAGGGAAACTCCCTAAGATATCTCCAGAATTGTTTTACGGGAAAATTATGAACGGGAAAGGGGTGATCGAAGATGATCTCTTTTTGAggaaatgtgtattttttggaGGTTTAGACAGGGAGCTTAGGAGGGAAGTCTGGCCGTTCCTTTTACACTGTTACCCGTACAATTCAACTTATGATGAGAGGGAAATAATACTCCAGATTCGGTCTCGAGAATATGAAGAAATAACAAGAAGGAGACTGGAAAAGATGACGCCCGAACAACATGCAGTGTTTTGGAAGACGGTGCAGTGTGTCATTGAGAAGGATGTCGTCAGGACGGACAGAGGCAACCCTTTTTTCGCAGgcgaaaataattataatgtagaaattatgaagaatattttattaaattatgctgTCTACAATCCTGTTTTAGG ctaTACGCAAGGAATGAGTGATCTCTTGGCTCCAGTGCTTTGCGAGATCAAATGCGAGGCGGAAGCTTTTTGGTGCTTCGTTGGTCTGATGCAAAGGGCTATATTTGTATGCACACCTACTGACAACGACATGGATAATAACCTA aGCTACCTACGCGAATTGATTAGGATAATGTTGCCAcatttttacaaacaattggAGAAACATGTTGATGCTATGGAATTGCTTTTCTGTCACCGTTGGATATTACT ATGCTTCAAACGGGAGTTCACCGAGGCAGTAGCGCTTCGCATGTGGGAGGCCTGTTGGGCTAACTACCAGACGGACTACTTCCACCTGTTCTTATGCTTGGCCATCATTGCTGTGTACGCCGATGACGTCATAGCCCAAGACCTCAATACAGACGAGATGTTGCTGCATTTTAGCTCCTTAG CGATGTACATGGACGGCCGGCTCATACTGCGCAAAGCGAGAGGTCTCCTCCATCAGTTCCGTCAACTGGTCCGGATCCCCTGCACCCTCGTCGGCATGTGCCAGCGATGTGGACCAGGGATATGGGACTCGACCCACAGGCCCAGCGTCGAATGCACCGGAGCCCACGACTTCTGCAAGTACGCGGTACAATAA
- the LOC113492084 gene encoding uncharacterized protein LOC113492084 — protein MGSLPKTMRAVGLYKYLPITDASSLLDIEVGIPSVGKSDVLVEVKATSVNPIDTKQRAPKPIVEATPRILGWDGAGVVVAKGDSADLFNVGDEVFFTGDVRRNGSNAQYMAVDQFLVGKKPKNLSFEQAAAVPLTALTAVETIFDRMLISEKDKGKSFLVINSAGGVGSIATQVGRNLGLKVIGTASRPETEAFTLEHGADVVLNHSKDLLPQLEAHGLKDGVDFILVNYDPAPYWNTLMAAIKAQGTICLIVDSSAPVDIRPLKDKSITLVSEMMLTRVKYNTDDKRRQYEILKEVSEWLEEGKLKSALTKTMSPINAANLLEAHRLIEDKHMIGKLVLSGF, from the coding sequence ATGGGCAGTTTACCGAAAACAATGCGAGCTGTCGGCctctataaatatttaccgATAACTGATGCCAGCAGCCTCCTTGACATTGAAGTGGGAATACCGAGTGTTGGGAAATCAGACGTTTTGGTTGAAGTCAAAGCGACGTCAGTCAATCCTATTGATACCAAGCAACGCGCTCCGAAGCCGATTGTAGAAGCTACACCTCGTATATTGGGATGGGACGGAGCTGGAGTCGTCGTCGCGAAGGGCGACAGCGCAGACCTGTTCAATGTCGGCGACGAAGTGTTTTTTACCGGTGACGTGAGAAGAAACGGCTCCAACGCGCAATATATGGCAGTAGACCAGTTCCTAGTCGGCAAGAAACCTAAGAATTTGTCGTTTGAGCAAGCTGCAGCAGTACCGCTCACTGCGCTGACTGCAGTCGAGACCATTTTTGACCGCATGTTAATATCAGAGAAGGACAAAGGCAAGTCTTTTCTGGTGATCAACAGCGCCGGAGGAGTCGGGTCCATAGCCACGCAGGTCGGCCGGAACCTGGGACTGAAGGTGATCGGAACAGCGTCACGCCCCGAAACTGAAGCATTTACTCTAGAACATGGAGCAGATGTAGTACTTAACCACAGCAAAGACCTGTTACCCCAGCTGGAAGCTCATGGTTTAAAAGATGGAGTTGACtttattttggtaaattatGATCCTGCTCCATATTGGAACACTTTAATGGCCGCAATAAAAGCTCAGGGTACGATATGTCTGATTGTCGATAGCAGTGCCCCAGTAGATATAAGACCCTTAAAAGACAAAAGCATCACTCTGGTATCAGAAATGATGTTGACTAGGGTGAAATATAATACCGATGATAAGAGAAGGCAGTACGAGATTTTGAAAGAAGTATCAGAATGGCTGGAAGAAGGGAAGTTGAAGAGTGCATTGACGAAGACGATGAGCCCGATCAATGCGGCGAACTTGCTAGAGGCTCATAGACTGATCGAAGACAAACACATGATTGGAAAGTTGGTTTTATCAGGATTTTAG
- the LOC113492085 gene encoding uncharacterized protein LOC113492085 encodes MASLPKLMRAVGLRKYLPISDVNSLIDLEVSLPSLTKSDVLVEVKATSVNPIDAKIRSPKPTVEDTPRILGWDGAGVVVAKGDNADLFNVGDEVFFTGDVMRSGSNAQYMAVDQFLVGKKPKNLSFEQAAAVPLTALTAVESMFDRLLISEKDKGKSFLVINSAGGVGSIATQVGRNLGLKVIGTASRPETEAFTREHGADIVLNHSKDLIPQLEANGLVGEADFILVNYDLKPYWDTLVAAVKPQGRICLLTESSSPVDITPLKPKSATLVWEMMFTRQKFNTDDKVRQYEILREVSKWLEEGKLKSALTKTVSPINAANLREAHRLIEEKKMIGKLVLTGF; translated from the coding sequence ATGGCTAGCTTACCGAAATTAATGAGAGCGGTTGGCCTCCGGAAATACTTGCCGATATCAGACGTGAACAGTCTCATAGACTTAGAAGTCAGTCTACCTAGCTTGACCAAGTCAGATGTATTGGTTGAAGTTAAAGCGACGTCCGTGAATCCTATTGATGCCAAAATACGGTCTCCGAAGCCGACTGTAGAAGATACGCCTCGTATTTTGGGATGGGACGGTGCTGGAGTCGTGGTGGCGAAGGGAGACAACGCAGATCTCTTCAATGTTGGTGACGAAGTGTTCTTTACCGGCGACGTGATGAGGAGCGGCTCCAACGCGCAATATATGGCAGTAGACCAGTTCCTAGTCGGCAAGAAACCGAAGAACTTGTCGTTTGAACAAGCTGCGGCCGTACCACTTACTGCGCTTACAGCCGTCGAGTCCATGTTTGACCGTTTGTTGATATCAGAGAAGGATAAAGGCAAATCTTTTCTGGTTATCAACAGCGCCGGAGGAGTGGGGTCCATAGCCACGCAGGTCGGCAGGAACCTGGGACTGAAGGTGATCGGAACAGCGTCTCGCCCTGAAACTGAAGCATTTACTCGGGAACACGGCGCCGATATTGTACTTAACCACAGCAAAGATCTGATACCACAGCTGGAAGCTAATGGTCTAGTTGGAGAGGCTGACTTTATCTTGGTGAATTATGATCTCAAGCCGTACTGGGACACCTTGGTGGCAGCTGTTAAGCCTCAAGGTAGGATTTGTTTGCTTACGGAGAGCTCTTCTCCAGTGGACATTACTCCTTTGAAACCTAAGAGCGCAACTTTAGTGTGGGAGATGATGTTCACAAGGCAGAAGTTTAACACAGACGATAAAGTCAGGCAGTACGAGATTTTGAGAGAGGTGTCAAAATGGCTGGAAGAGGGGAAGTTGAAGAGTGCATTGACGAAGACGGTGAGCCCGATCAATGCGGCGAACTTGCGAGAGGCTCATAGACTCATCgaagaaaagaaaatgattgGAAAGTTGGTGCTAACTGGGTTTTAG